A single genomic interval of Cucumis sativus cultivar 9930 chromosome 7, Cucumber_9930_V3, whole genome shotgun sequence harbors:
- the LOC101215630 gene encoding leucine-rich repeat receptor-like tyrosine-protein kinase PXC3 has translation MRRLVQILYTLFSFFFISNFPIVKSELSTTQYATMVELSRLLGFWGVNKEPNPCLWKWIGCNSDNSSVTQILLSGSSLSSDNFLPVVCQIDTLLELDVSQNKLNRIPEQFIKDCGGISGLSKLNFSNNGLDGSLPRFVGFKRLEILDLSINFMNGTVGLQLDELVNLKCLNLSSNSFSGPVPTKIGKNNSLEQLQLSKNKFQGTISEVITNYTNLTFIDLSANDLSGSLPLQIGRLSKLEFLILSANDFHGEIPESVSRISSLVRLAAHQNSFTGNIPNGITNYVKNLDLSYNNMTGSIPVGLLSKPQLETVDLSQNKLVGPIPGDFSSSSNLVRLRLGSNMLDGTIPKTFGNLQKLMYMELDNNKLTGVIPDELGACKSLLLLNLAHNNLWGRLPTQFGHLQGLQALILESNNLSGEFPLEIMQLKNLTVLNIGWNSLNGSIPSSISVLQKLVKMNLQGNYFSGVIPDTIGSMSSLLELQLGRNQLASPIPKMPENLDIALNLSNNHFEGLIPNSFRGLIKLVVLDLSNNRFSGKIPSFLVQLLSLTELNLSNNQLSGVIPPFRNWVSLGIKGNPNLINESTFDTPSFEKKVKPRKPIVVSIIVVVVAFFISSALVFFIIFMWRRNWKGNTNESQVEDAPMTTVIQGKLLSLSVIHRSNIDFAEAMKAVSEPSNISVKTRFSAYYKVVMPCESIYFVKKLKWSDKICQPESHDKFGKQLEVLGRLSNSNIMTPLAYALTTESAYLFFEYAPKGTLFDVLHGCPGNILDWSARYSIAIGAAQGLTFLHGCASGPVLLLDLSSKSIFLKSLKEPQIGDIELCKVIDPLKSTGSVSMVAGSVGYIPPEYAYTMKVSSAGNVYSFGVVLLELLSGKTAVSEGAELAKTVLSYHSKQHQKWELQILDNSISKTSSYVQSQMGAVLKVAVSCVSPSPEDRPKMKTVLRMLLNAR, from the exons ATGAGGCGTTTAGTGCAAATTTTGTAtacccttttctctttcttcttcatttctaacTTCCCCATTGTGAAATCTGAGCTCTCCACCACTCAATATGCTACCATGGTGGAGCTTTCTCGGCTTCTCGGTTTTTGGGGTGTTAACAAGGAGCCGAATCCGTGTTTGTGGAAGTGGATTGGATGCAATTCTGATAATTCCTCTGTTACTCAAATTTTGCTTTCTGggtcttctctttcttccgACAACTTTTTGCCTGTTGTTTGCCAGATTGATACTCTACTGGAACTTGATGTCTCACAGAACAAATTGAATCGTATTCCGGAGCAGTTCATCAAAGATTGTGGAGGAATTTCTGGGCTTTCAAAGCTGAATTTTAGCAACAACGGGTTAGATGGTTCTTTGCCTAGATTTGTTGGTTTTAAAAGGTTGGAAATCTTGGATTTATCTATCAATTTCATGAATGGAACTGTTGGTTTGCAGTTGGATGAACTGGTTAATCTTAAATGTTTGAACCTTAGTTCAAATAGTTTCAGTGGCCCTGTTCCCactaaaattggaaaaaacaATTCTTTAGAACAGCTTCAGCTTTCTAAGAATAAATTTCAGGGGACAATCTCAGAAGTTATCACCAATTATACGAACTTGACTTTTATTGATCTCAGTGCAAATGATCTTTCCGGGTCTCTTCCTTTGCAAATTGGGAGACTCTCCAAGTTGGAGTTTCTGATTCTATCTGCAAACGATTTTCATGGAGAAATTCCAGAAAGTGTTTCAAGAATTAGCTCTCTTGTGAGGTTAGCAGCTCACCAAAATAGTTTTACTGGTAACATTCCTAATGGGATTACAAATTATGTCAAGAATTTAGATCTTAGTTACAATAATATGACTGGCTCCATTCCAGTAGGCCTCTTATCCAAACCACAATTAGAGACAGTAGATTTGTCTCAGAATAAGTTAGTGGGGCCTATTCCTGGAGATTTCTCTTCTAGTTCTAACTTGGTAAGGTTGAGATTGGGAAGCAATATGTTGGATGGGACAATCCCTAAAACATTTGGAAATCTTCAGAAACTGATGTACATGGAATTGGACAATAATAAGCTAACTGGTGTAATACCTGATGAGTTGGGAGCTTGTAAGAGTCTTTTGCTGTTGAATTTAGCCCACAATAACTTATGGGGCAGACTTCCAACGCAGTTTGGGCATCTTCAAGGTCTTCAAGCCTTGATACTTGAATCCAACAACCTGTCTGGAGAATTTCCATTAGAAATTATGcaactaaaaaatttgacTGTTTTAAATATTGGTTGGAACTCTCTCAATGGTTCGATACCTTCTTCAATATCAGTCTTACAGAAGCTTGTTAAGATGAATTTACAGGGTAACTATTTCTCTGGTGTGATACCTGATACGATTGGCAGCATGAGTTCATTATTGGAACTCCAACTGGGTAGAAACCAACTAGCTAGTCCAATTCCAAAAATGCCTGAGAATTTGGATATTGCTTTGAACCTAAGCAACAATCATTTTGAAGGCCTGATTCCAAACTCTTTTCGTGGACTTATTAAATTGGTAGTGTTGGACCTCTCAAACAACCGGTTTTCAGGTAAGATTCCTTCGTTTCTGGTTCAGTTGTTATCCTTGACTGAACTGAATCTCTCTAACAATCAGCTCTCTGGCGTTATTCCACCATTTAGGAATTGGGTTTCGCTTGGCATAAAAGGAAACCCAAATCTTATTAATGAGTCGACATTTGACACTCcttcatttgaaaagaagGTAAAACCGAGAAAACCGATCGTTGTGTCCATCATCGTTGTGGTTGTagctttctttatttcatctgcattggtattttttattatcttcaTGTGGCGACGTAATTGGAAGGGTAATACCAATGAATCTCAAGTAGAAGATGCTCCTATGACAACGGTTATTCAGGGTAAACTATTGTCTCTTAGCGTCATCCACCGCTCAAATATTGACTTTGCTGAAGCCATGAAGGCAGTTTCTGAGCCATCTAACATTAGTGTGAAAACTCGGTTTTCTGCTTACTACAAAGTTGTCATGCCGTGCGAATCAATCTATTTTGTCAAGAAGCTCAAGTGGAGTGACAAAATATGTCAGCCAGAAAGTCATGATAAGTTTGGAAAACAACTGGAGGTCCTTGGGAGACTTAGTAATTCAAATATCATGACACCTCTAGCTTACGCTTTGACTACTGAAAGTGCTTACCTTTTCTTTGAATATGCTCCCAAAGGCACTCTTTTTGATGTTCTTCATGGTTGCCCGGGAAACATCCTTGATTGGTCTGCTCGATACAGCATAGCCATTGGAGCAGCTCAAGGTCTCACGTTTCTGCACGGGTGTGCATCTGGCCCTGTACTTCTCCTTGATTTATCAAGTAAAAGCATTTTTCTCAAGTCCCTCAAGGAGCCTCAAATTGGTGACATTGAGCTTTGCAAGGTGATCGATCCCTTGAAGAGCACTGGCAGTGTTTCAATGGTAGCTGGTTCTGTTGGGTATATTCCTCCAG AGTATGCTTACACAATGAAAGTATCATCAGCTGGCAACGTCTACAGTTTCGGTGTGGTTTTACTTGAGTTACTATCAGGAAAGACAGCAGTGAGTGAGGGAGCGGAGTTGGCAAAAACTGTGCTAAGTTACCACTCCAAGCAACATCAGAAATGGGAGCTGCAAATTCTGGATAATAGTATCAGCAAAACATCATCTTACGTTCAAAGCCAGATGGGAGCAGTCCTTAAAGTAGCTGTTTCATGCGTATCACCTTCACCCGAAGACAGGCCGAAAATGAAGACGGTACTTAGAATGCTCCTTAATGCAAGATAA
- the LOC101215151 gene encoding dihydrolipoyllysine-residue acetyltransferase component 5 of pyruvate dehydrogenase complex, chloroplastic, whose product MAHLLNTSFLPASSPSLRPTPFLPPSFHSIRRPLQVQAKIREIFMPALSSTMTEGKIVSWIKTEGDKLAKGESVVVVESDKADMDVETFYDGYLAAIMVDEGGVAPVGSAIALLAETQDEISEAKSRAANPSASPASAPPPDKSPENVVATPAAPVMVAKAAAAPVVVASTHPASEGGKRIVASPYAKKLAKELNVELATVVGTGPLGRIVAKDVEAAATSAAASAVSAPGGGVKPAPSLELGTTVPFTTMQGAVSRNMVESLAVPTFRVGYTITTDALDALYKKIKSKGVTMTALLAKATALALAKHPVVNSSCRDGKSFTYNSSINIAVAVAIDGGLITPVLQDADKVDIYSLSRKWKELVEKARAKQLQPQEYNTGTFTLSNLGMFGVDRFDAILPPGTGAIMAVGASIPTVVGTKDGRIGKKNQMQVNVTADHRVIYGADLATFLQTLAKIIEDPKDLTL is encoded by the exons ATGGCTCATCTTCTCAACACCTCCTTCCTCCCCGCCTCCTCCCCTTCTCTCCGCCCAACGCCTTTTCTCCCACCCTCGTTTCACTCTATACGCCGCCCTCTCCAGGTCCAAGCCAAGATCCGCGAGATCTTCATGCCTGCTCTCAGCTCCACCATGACTGAGGGCAAGATTGTATCTTGGATCAAGACTGAGGGCGACAAGCTCGCCAAGGGTGAGAGTGTTGTCGTTGTCGAGTCCGATAAGGCCGATATGGACGTTGAAACCTTCTATGATGGCTATCTCGCTGCCATTATGGTCGATGAAGGTGGCGTTGCCCCTGTTGGATCTGCAATCGCTCTTTTGGCTGAGACTCAGGATGAGATTTCTGAGGCTAAGTCTAGAGCTGCCAACCCTTCTGCTTCTCCGGCTTCGGCACCTCCGCCGGACAAGAGTCCTGAAAATGTAGTTGCTACCCCTGCGGCACCGGTTATGGTGGCGAAGGCGGCCGCTGCTCCGGTTGTTGTGGCTTCCACTCACCCTGCATCTGAAGGGGGGAAGAGAATTGTGGCGTCTCCGTATGCCAAGAAACTGGCTAAGGAGTTGAATGTGGAGCTGGCGACGGTGGTGGGGACTGGGCCATTGGGGCGAATTGTGGCTAAGGATGTTGAAGCTGCGGCGACTTCTGCTGCTGCTAGCGCAGTTTCGGCTCCGGGAGGCGGTGTGAAGCCCGCCCCATCCCTGGAGTTGGGCACCACTGTGCCGTTTACCACAATGCAAGGGGCGGTGAGTAGAAACATGGTTGAGAGTCTCGCGGTGCCCACTTTCAGAGTGGGGTATACCATTACAACAGATGCACTTGATGCTCTTTACAAAAAG ATTAAATCAAAGGGAGTGACCATGACAGCGTTGCTTGCCAAGGCTACGGCTCTGGCTTTGGCTAAACATCCTGTAGTAAATTCAAGTTGTAGGGATGGTAAGAGCTTTACTTATAATAGTAGCATCAATATTGCAGTTGCCGTGGCCATTGATGGTGGCTTGATCACACCAGTTCTTCAAGATGCGGATAAG GTGGATATTTATTCTCTGTCTCGAAAGTGGAAAGAGTTAGTCGAAAAAGCTAGAGCCAAGCAGCTGCAACCTCAGGAATACAATACTG GTACATTCACTCTCTCTAACCTTGGAATGTTTGGTGTGGATCGATTTGATGCAATTCTGCCTCCCGGAACT GGAGCAATCATGGCTGTTGGAGCATCTATCCCTACGGTTGTGGGTACTAAAGATGGTCGAATTGGCAAGAAAAACCAAATGCAG GTAAATGTAACAGCGGATCATCGAGTAATCTACGGTGCAGATCTTGCCACTTTCTTGCAAACCTTGGCAAAAATAATTGAGGACCCTAAAGACCTAACACTATAG